One stretch of Lytechinus variegatus isolate NC3 chromosome 17, Lvar_3.0, whole genome shotgun sequence DNA includes these proteins:
- the LOC121430708 gene encoding tektin-B1-like — translation MSIRTDIASKPVVHYAVSDWHTNNHLLSSNAEKLRDNSHNTRQESSQLRNVTYNRTAWDMHDNTTRLQNRIDDIETWLQTLEKTRNDVIEETEKLKKDLDLAERALEAKALPLDVASECKTLRDGRRGIDVKDDLANAEVSKEIDVIEDIKDALQAKVTSALEQICLLQEARQQLDLDLRDKNEAKKIDTYAHDLSINSPDICYQPNSTRTPKGSTTPQTWEDFSRYNKDRADAEMRSSQRLREAIHSTVAQTDNDLEAQRQATEFAIRKSIHEMKSAKKELEWQKKNTEEEIAMQERNIREQEQAIKDKENPLKLAMTRLENRTYRPNVELCRDNAQYGLVNEVHEIQDSIKALEKKLQDAHNSRDASEKQLYRINQDLELKNNSLDLDNKCMQVRQKLTTGPVTQTMNNLSTFKTDRELYTAQRSLLA, via the exons ATGTCTATCAGGACCGATATCGCCAGCAAACCAGTTGTTCATTATGCAGTCTCCGACTGGCACACCAACAATCATCTCCTGTCATCAAATGCTGAGAAACTGCGTGATAATTCCCACAATACCCGGCAAGAATCTAGCCAACTTCGTAATGTGACCTACAACCGCACAGCATGGGACATGCACGACAACACAACTCGTCTCCAAAACAGAATCGATGACATTGAGACGTGGCTGCAAACCCTGGAGAAGACCCGGAATGATGTCATCGAGGAAACTGAGAAGCTTAAAAAGGACTTAGACCTTGCCGAGAGGGCGCTAGAGGCCAAAGCACTTCCTCTTGACGTAGCATCAGAATGTAAAACGCTACGTGACGGCAGGAGGGGTATTGATGTTAAAGACGACCTAGCAAACGCTGAAGTTAGCAAG GAGATTGATGTGATAGAGGACATTAAGGACGCATTGCAGGCCAAAGTGACGTCGGCGCTTGAGCAAATATGTCTTCTCCAAGAGGCTCGTCAGCAGCTAGATCTTGATCTAAGGGATAAGAATGAAGCCAAGAAGATTGATACCTATGCTCATGATCTCTCTATAAACTCGCCAGATATCTGCTATCAACCCAATTCTACCAGGACACCTAAAGG GAGTACCACCCCTCAGACATGGGAAGATTTCTCTCGTTATAACAAGGACAGAGCAGATGCGGAGATGCGTTCATCCCAGCGTTTAAGGGAGGCAATCCATAGTACCGTAGCTCAGACTGATAACGATTTAGAAGCTCAACGTCAAGCTACCGAGTTTGCTATTCGCAAGAGTATCCACGAGATGAAGAGTGCCAAAAAGGAACTCGAATGGCAGAAGAAGAAT ACTGAAGAGGAAATTGCTATGCAAGAACGTAATATTCGAGAGCAGGAGCAAGCCATCAAGGACAAGGAAAATCCCCTCAAGCTCGCCATGACCAGACTTGAAAACCGTACCTACAGACCAAACGTTGAACTGTGTCGAGATAACGCCCAGTATGGATTGGTTAATGAGGTACATGAGATCCAAGACAGCATCAAGGCTCTCGAAAAGAAACTCCAAGATGCACA CAATTCCCGAGATGCGTCCGAGAAGCAGCTCTACCGTATCAACCAGGACCTGGAACTCAAGAACAATTCTTTGGACCTCGACAACAAGTGCATGCAGGTCAGACAGAAGCTTACAACGGGACCGGTCACGCAAACTATGAACAACCTGTCTACGTTCAAAACTGATCGGGAGCTCTACACGGCGCAAAGGAGTCTACTTGCTTGA